One window from the genome of Rhinolophus ferrumequinum isolate MPI-CBG mRhiFer1 unplaced genomic scaffold, mRhiFer1_v1.p scaffold_27_arrow_ctg1, whole genome shotgun sequence encodes:
- the LOC117019973 gene encoding heterogeneous nuclear ribonucleoprotein C-like, with translation MASNVTHKTDPRSMNSRVFIGNLNTLVVKKSDVEAIFSKYGKIVGCSVHKGFAFVQYVNERNARAAVAGEDGRMIAGQVLDINLAAEPKVNRGKAGVKRSAAEMYDSSCALDYDFQWDSSDRMYSSPARVPPPPPIARAAGPSKRQRVSGNTSRRGKSGFNSQSGQRGSSSKSGKLKGDDLQTIKKELTQIKQKVDSLLESLEKIEKEQSKQGVEMDNDKSEEEQSSSSPKKDEPNVKMEAEGGADDSAEAGDLLRDDDNEDRGDEELELINDDEKEAEEGEDGRDSADGKADCYAHSGV, from the coding sequence ATGGCCAGCAATGTTACCCACAAGACAGATCCTCGCTCCATGAACTCCCGTGTATTCATTGGAAATCTCAATACTCTTGTGGTGAAGAAATCTGATGTGGAGGCAATCTTCTCAAAATATGGCAAAATTGTGGGTTGCTCTGTTCATAAGGGCTTTGCCTTTGTTCAGTATGTTAATGAGAGAAATGCCCGGGCTGCTGTGGCAGGAGAGGATGGCAGAATGATTGCTGGCCAGGTTTTAGATATTAATCTGGCTGCAGAGCCAAAAGTGAACCGAGGAAAAGCAGGTGTGAAACGATCTGCAGCGGAGATGTACGACTCCTCTTGTGCCTTGGACTATGACTTTCAATGGGATTCTTCTGACAGGATGTACAGTTCCCCAGCAcgtgttcctcctcctcctcctattgCTCGGGCTGCAGGGCCCTCCAAACGCCAGCGTGTCTCAGGAAACACCTCACGGAGGGGCAAAAGTGGCTTCAATTCTCAGAGTGGACAGCGCGGATCTTCTTCCAAGTCTGGGAAGTTGAAAGGAGATGACCTTCAGACCATTAAGAAGGAATTGACccagataaaacaaaaagtggATTCTCTACTGGAAAGCctggaaaaaattgaaaaggaacagAGCAAACAAGGAGTAGAGATGGACAATGACAAGTCAGAAGAGGAGCAGAGCAGCAGCTCCCCGAAGAAAGATGAGCCtaatgtgaagatggaggctgagGGGGGTGCAGATGACTCTGCTGAGGCGGGGGACCTGCTGCGTGATGATGACAATGAAGATCGGGGGGATGAGGAGCTGGAGTTGATCAACGATGATGAAAAAGaggctgaggaaggagaggatggCAGAGACAGCGCCGATGGCAAGGCTGACTGTTACGCACATAGTGGGGTTTAG